The following proteins come from a genomic window of Lycium ferocissimum isolate CSIRO_LF1 chromosome 4, AGI_CSIRO_Lferr_CH_V1, whole genome shotgun sequence:
- the LOC132053881 gene encoding uncharacterized protein LOC132053881 — protein MAETMNEVEMVKCECCGLTEECTVAYIARVREKNEGRWICGLCAEAVKDEITRSERRIGSEEAINRHMNFCKEFRALKPPQHPTEELISAVKQLMLRSLDTPRSSPVRRQGLGVRSSVEKYK, from the exons ATGGCAGAGACGATGAATGAAGTGGAGATGGTGAAATGCGAGTGCTGCGGATTGACGGAAGAATGCACGGTGGCGTATATAGCGAGAGTTCGCGAGAAGAACGAAGGGCGTTGGATTTGCGGACTGTGTGCTGAGGCAGTGAAGGATGAAATCACGAGATCGGAGAGGCGGATTGGTAGTGAAGAGGCTATAAATCGTCACATGAATTTCTGCAAAGAGTTCAGAGCTTTAAAGCCGCCACAGCATCCAACGGAGGAATTGATATCGGCGGTGAAGCAGCTGATGTTAAGGAGCTTGGATACGCCGAGGTCAAGTCCTGTGAGAAGGCAAG GATTAGGAGTTCGAAGTTCAGTGGAAAAGTACAAGTGA